From Geomonas agri, one genomic window encodes:
- a CDS encoding ATP-dependent helicase, with translation MLDLSRLNPEQLAAVKHTEGPLLVLAGAGSGKTGVITYRIAHLILHKGVPPDRILAVTFTNKAAKEMKERVEHLVGRKDSKGIVLSTFHSLGVRVLKRDIERLGYKKNFSIYSTADQVGLVRQIVREVNTDSKKYDAESIIWRISGAKNKLIPADRFAPNPLDDIDMMAALVYPRYQSALKAFNAIDFDDIIMLTAELLQHHPPVLKHWQERFSYIMVDEYQDTNSSQYLLVNLLAAGCKNLCVVGDDDQSIYGWRGADVGNILDFEKDFKGCRTIKLEQNYRSTGNILDAANSVIGNNKVRKAKRLWTASGQGPLIDLCIVQDDEEEATSVVERIQLERFKKDTPYSDFAILYRTNAQSRAFEEQLRFEDIPYVLVGGTQFFERKEVKDSLSYLKVIANPLDEVALLRIVNFPRRGIGDSTVIRINQWSLEKEIPLFEAFSRAGEIEGISEAIRDKVLAFHQALLDAAGDFRAEGGLAEKGKALFEKLKIEEEIFRTIDDPKAARRKVENVEQIINSMAAYEERVPQATLGGFIEKVSLMDEDRFSGKDKKDHGKDAVTLMSLHSSKGLEFPFVFLVGMEDEILPHRRAIYEDDSIDEERRLCYVGITRARQQLVMTRTLFRKKYGKLEERVPSRFLEEIPAGVLNVQQSGVVKEVTPEEAEKTAEDFFAKMKAMMG, from the coding sequence ATGCTCGACCTGTCTCGTCTCAATCCCGAACAACTTGCCGCCGTGAAGCACACGGAGGGGCCGCTCCTGGTCCTCGCCGGCGCCGGGTCGGGCAAGACCGGGGTGATCACCTACCGCATCGCGCACCTGATCCTGCACAAGGGGGTGCCGCCGGACCGCATCCTCGCGGTGACCTTCACCAACAAGGCGGCCAAGGAGATGAAGGAGCGGGTGGAGCACCTGGTCGGGCGTAAGGACTCCAAGGGGATCGTCCTCTCCACCTTCCACTCCCTGGGCGTGCGCGTCCTGAAGCGGGACATCGAGCGCCTGGGCTACAAAAAGAACTTCTCCATCTACTCCACCGCCGACCAAGTGGGGCTCGTGCGCCAGATCGTGCGCGAGGTGAACACCGACAGCAAGAAGTACGACGCGGAAAGTATCATCTGGCGCATCTCCGGCGCCAAGAACAAGCTGATCCCCGCCGACCGCTTCGCACCCAACCCGCTCGACGACATCGACATGATGGCGGCGTTGGTCTACCCGCGCTACCAGTCGGCGCTGAAGGCGTTCAACGCCATCGACTTCGACGACATTATCATGCTCACCGCGGAACTGCTGCAGCATCACCCGCCGGTCCTCAAACACTGGCAGGAGCGCTTCAGCTACATCATGGTCGACGAGTACCAGGACACCAACTCGTCCCAGTATCTCCTGGTGAACCTGCTCGCCGCGGGCTGCAAGAACCTTTGCGTGGTGGGCGACGACGACCAGTCCATCTACGGATGGCGCGGCGCGGACGTGGGCAACATCCTCGATTTTGAGAAGGATTTCAAGGGGTGCCGCACCATCAAGCTGGAGCAGAACTACCGCTCCACCGGCAACATCCTGGACGCCGCTAACAGCGTCATTGGCAACAACAAGGTGCGCAAGGCGAAGCGTCTCTGGACTGCCTCGGGTCAGGGGCCGCTCATCGATCTCTGCATCGTGCAGGACGACGAGGAGGAGGCGACCAGCGTGGTCGAGCGCATCCAGTTGGAGCGCTTCAAGAAGGACACCCCTTACAGCGACTTCGCCATCCTGTACCGCACCAACGCGCAGAGCCGCGCCTTCGAGGAGCAGCTCCGCTTCGAGGACATCCCCTACGTCCTGGTCGGCGGCACCCAGTTCTTCGAGCGCAAGGAGGTCAAGGATTCCCTCTCCTACCTGAAGGTGATCGCCAATCCCCTCGACGAGGTGGCACTCCTGCGCATCGTCAACTTCCCCAGGCGTGGCATCGGCGACAGCACCGTGATCCGCATCAACCAGTGGTCGCTGGAAAAGGAGATCCCCCTGTTCGAGGCGTTCAGCCGGGCGGGGGAGATCGAGGGTATTTCCGAGGCAATCCGCGACAAGGTGCTCGCCTTTCACCAGGCGCTGCTTGACGCCGCGGGGGACTTCCGGGCGGAAGGGGGGCTGGCCGAGAAGGGAAAGGCGCTCTTCGAGAAATTGAAGATCGAGGAGGAGATCTTCCGCACCATAGATGACCCCAAGGCGGCGCGCCGTAAGGTGGAGAACGTCGAGCAAATCATTAACTCTATGGCGGCCTACGAGGAGCGGGTGCCCCAGGCGACGCTTGGGGGATTCATCGAGAAGGTGTCGCTCATGGACGAGGACCGCTTTTCCGGCAAGGACAAGAAGGATCACGGCAAAGATGCGGTGACGCTCATGTCCCTGCACTCCAGCAAGGGGCTCGAATTTCCCTTCGTATTCCTGGTCGGCATGGAGGACGAGATCCTGCCCCACCGGCGCGCCATCTACGAGGACGACAGCATCGACGAGGAACGGCGCCTGTGCTACGTCGGCATCACCCGCGCGCGGCAGCAGCTGGTGATGACC